A window of Eubacteriaceae bacterium ES3 contains these coding sequences:
- the tnpB gene encoding IS66 family insertion sequence element accessory protein TnpB (TnpB, as the term is used for proteins encoded by IS66 family insertion elements, is considered an accessory protein, since TnpC, encoded by a neighboring gene, is a DDE family transposase.): MLTGLNSGNVHIALGATDLRKSIDGLSLIVREVLKEDPFSMHLFAFCNKRRNLIKILVWDQTGFWIHYKRLENGCFQWPEKSGAPSIVVTERSFRWLLDGLTLDEKQAHPPVKQRILI; this comes from the coding sequence ATGTTGACAGGCCTCAACTCCGGAAATGTGCATATAGCTCTGGGAGCCACCGATCTCAGAAAAAGTATCGATGGACTGTCCCTGATTGTCAGGGAAGTTCTGAAAGAAGATCCCTTTTCCATGCACCTGTTTGCATTCTGCAATAAACGCAGGAATCTGATTAAAATCCTGGTATGGGATCAGACCGGCTTCTGGATTCATTATAAACGTCTGGAAAACGGCTGTTTCCAGTGGCCGGAAAAAAGTGGCGCCCCTTCCATTGTTGTGACTGAAAGAAGTTTCCGGTGGTTGCTGGATGGACTGACCCTTGATGAAAAACAGGCGCATCCGCCAGTGAAACAGCGGATTTTAATCTGA